A DNA window from Hydra vulgaris chromosome 13, alternate assembly HydraT2T_AEP contains the following coding sequences:
- the LOC100209728 gene encoding multiple C2 and transmembrane domain-containing protein 1 isoform X2 — translation MNFHKCIDDKDECRSVITYSNQLTRIFQRKSRPTKSIDTPSICVNEPFSTPSVNEDRNDSLNKISNDFSNGCTGFYLQKSASDYEVAEALKIYSEQNTRKLNKNLFDDNKHLSEDFRQTSHNNISVSQQLLTSDDDQSVIFNAENSKQITKSLSDQDISLNQKFSSLLKKVKTKTNKRISYESIKSLVTENIRNVSYNEQLPLTRGAKTNSKCNISDSVLSVTLREGKNLKPVTHAGYCDVFVRFKLGVDKYKSRVSKHTNNPVWNEQFDMKLMMSGAFSCLEASVWDKESGKEVFIGRGKIDISTLTAEKTHDIELNLEDQPGVLYLYLCITGLNVPGCISDLTTREEDQSLIAKQESNFSLWKTVENFKQIGWMQIKVHRANGLAVADLGGASDPFAIIELANQRLVTPTIYKTLNPQWEKVYELIIYDIHDALEITIFDEDKRGPPEFLGRVKIPLLSIKSGEKCVYQLRDKRLQTFSKGNLIMTATIFYNSIRASLRTFTPKEIKVTGEAPKFRRQLLQENVNRVTNLIQSIIATSEFIQSLFTWKYKLRSGFAFLIYILFVWNFDWFMLPLILFLALLKNYVILILSPTNQNYDEYKGDNDDDDDDDEENEDKSKKGKSKTFREKWEAINHICTLVQNHLNNIASFGERIKNTFAWTVPFLSFLLMVILLLATIVLYIVPLRYLLLLWGINKFTKKIRKPHAIANNEFLDFLSRVPSDPEVKQFHQHLGAPLS, via the exons ATGAATTTTCACAAATGTATAGATGATAAAGATGAGTGCCGAAGCGTTATTACTTATTCAAATCAACTAACCAGGATCTTTCAAAGGAAAAGTCGACCAACAAAGAGTATAGATACCCCTTCAATATGTGTAAATGAACCCTTCAGTACTCCTTCAGTAAATGAAGATCGTAATgatagtttaaacaaaatatcaaacgATTTTAGCAATGGCTGTACAGGtttctatttacaaaaatctGCTTCTGACTATGAAGTAGCTGAAGCGCTGAAAATTTATTCTGAACAAAACactagaaaattaaataaaaacctttttgatGATAATAAACATCTTTCTGAAGATTTTCGACAAACAAGTCACAATAATATTTCAGTTTCTCAGCAACTGCTGACTTCTGATGATGATCAAAGTGTGATATTCAACGCAGAAAATTctaaacaaatcacaaaaagtTTAAGCGATCAAGATATTAGCCTTAACCAAAAGTTTTCGTCATtgttaaaaaaggttaaaacaaaaactaacaaAAGAATTAGTTATGAAAGCATAAAGAGTTTGGTAACCGAAAATATTAGAAATGTTTCTTACAATGAG CAACTTCCTCTTACAAGAGGTGCAAAAACAAACAGCAAGTGTAATATAAGCGACTCGGTGCTTTCAGTTACACTCAGAGAGGGAAAAAATCTGAAACCAGTTACACATGCTG gtTATTGTGACGTCTTTGTTCGATTTAAACTTGGTGTTGACAAATAcaaatccaga gtcAGCAAGCACACTAATAACCCGGTTTGGAATGAACAGTTTGACATGAAATTAATGATGTCCGGCGCATTTTCATGTTTGGAAGCAAGTGTCTGGGATAAAGAATCCGGAAAAGAAGTATTTATAGGGAG aGGGAAAATCGACATATCCACTTTAACGGCAGAGAAAACTCATGATATTGAATTAAACCTAGAGGATCAACCAGGGGTCCTATATTTGTATCTTTGTATTACTGGTTTAAATGTACCTGGTTGTATATCGGATTTAACTACTCGTGAAGAAGATCAGAGTTTAATCGCAAAACAAGAAAGTAATTTTTCGCTTTGGAAAACAGTGGAAAACTTCAAACAAATTGGTTGGATGCAG ATAAAAGTTCATCGTGCTAATGGATTAGCTGTTGCGGACTTAGGAGGCGCAAGCGATCCATTTGCAATCATAGAACTTGCTAATCAAAGACTTGTTACTCCAAccatttacaaaacattaaatccACAATGGGAAAAAGTCTACGAGTT aatAATCTATGACATACACGATGCACTTGAAATAACAATCTTCGATGAAGACAAACGAGGACCACCCGAGTTTTTGGGTCGTGTTAAGATTCCACTTCtttct ATTAAATCCGGTGAAAAGTGTGTTTATCAACTTAGAGACAAACGTTTACAAACGTTCAGTAAAGGCAATCTCATTATGACTGCGACTATATTTTACAACAGTATTAGAGCAAGTTTACGAACATTTACTCCAAAGGAAATTAAAGTGACTGGAGAAGCTCCAAAATTTCGAAGACAG cttttacaaGAAAATGTCAACCGTGTCACAAATCTCATCCAAAGTATAATAGCAACAAGTGAATTTATTCAAAGCCTGTTTACATGGAAATACAAACTTAGAAGTGGGTTTGCGTTTTTG atatacATCTTGTTTGTTTGGAATTTCGATTGGTTTATGTTGCCGCTAATCTTGTTTTTGGCGCTATTAAAGAATTACGTCATATTAATACTATCGCCAACAAATCAGAATTAcgat gaATATAAAGGTGATAATGACGACGACGACGATGACGATGAAGAAAACGAagataaatccaaaaag ggAAAGTCGAAAACATTTCGAGAAAAGTGGGAAGCAATAAACCATATTTGTACTTTAGTACAAAATCATCTCAACAATATCGCATCATTTggagaaagaattaaaaa CACGTTTGCTTGGACGGTTCCATTCTTGTCTTTTTTATTGATGGTTATTTTGCTGTTGGCTACTATTGTTCTTTATATAGTTCCTCTTCG